The Exiguobacterium aurantiacum DSM 6208 genome includes a window with the following:
- a CDS encoding THUMP domain-containing class I SAM-dependent RNA methyltransferase, with amino-acid sequence MAKRKLIATAAMGIEALVAKEVRDLGYTCEVENGRVYIDAEMEDIPRLNLWLRTADRVKLVVAEFKATTFTELFDGVVDLSWTDLMPWDARFIVDGRSVKSKLFSIRDCQKITEKAIVDAMQRGYNKPGEWLPKTGAFYPIEVALLKDVATITIDTSGEALHRRGYRELHSQAPLKETMAAAMIQLTNWKPDMPFYDVFTGSGTLAIEAALIGRNIAPGLNREFCSQDWPCVPKKAWYEAINEANDKAEWDKPLKIYGIDLDPRMVKLAKDNAELADVRDAITFVHSDAAALKPKEEYGVIIGNPPYGERLQTEEEIIDLYERIGQQFAKYPGYSVYMLTSYEDFEKAYGRPATKRRKLYNGNIETQYYQFFGKRPPRRSTEPFVEGK; translated from the coding sequence ATGGCAAAACGAAAATTGATCGCCACAGCGGCGATGGGCATCGAGGCGCTCGTCGCCAAAGAAGTGCGTGACCTCGGCTATACGTGTGAAGTCGAGAACGGTCGCGTCTACATCGACGCCGAGATGGAGGATATTCCTCGCCTGAACTTATGGCTCCGTACGGCCGACCGCGTCAAGCTCGTCGTCGCCGAGTTCAAGGCGACGACGTTCACCGAGCTGTTCGACGGGGTCGTCGATCTTTCATGGACGGATTTGATGCCGTGGGACGCCCGGTTCATCGTCGACGGCCGCTCGGTCAAGTCGAAGCTGTTCTCGATTCGCGACTGTCAGAAGATCACCGAGAAGGCGATCGTCGACGCGATGCAGCGCGGCTATAATAAACCGGGCGAATGGTTGCCGAAAACGGGGGCGTTCTATCCGATCGAGGTCGCCTTGTTGAAAGACGTGGCGACGATCACGATCGATACGTCGGGCGAGGCGCTCCACCGTCGCGGATACCGCGAACTTCATTCGCAAGCCCCGCTCAAAGAGACGATGGCCGCGGCCATGATCCAGCTGACGAACTGGAAGCCGGACATGCCGTTCTATGACGTCTTTACCGGCTCGGGTACGCTCGCCATCGAAGCCGCGCTCATCGGCCGTAACATCGCGCCTGGTCTCAACCGTGAGTTCTGCTCGCAAGACTGGCCGTGTGTGCCGAAGAAGGCATGGTACGAGGCGATCAACGAGGCGAACGATAAAGCCGAGTGGGACAAGCCGCTCAAAATCTACGGCATCGATCTCGACCCGCGCATGGTCAAGCTCGCTAAGGACAACGCCGAACTCGCCGACGTGCGTGACGCCATCACGTTCGTCCACAGTGACGCGGCCGCGTTGAAGCCGAAAGAAGAGTACGGCGTCATCATCGGTAACCCGCCATACGGGGAACGGTTGCAGACGGAAGAAGAGATCATCGACTTGTATGAACGGATCGGTCAACAGTTTGCCAAGTATCCGGGCTACAGCGTCTATATGCTGACGAGCTATGAGGACTTCGAGAAGGCGTACGGCCGCCCGGCGACGAAACGCCGCAAGCTGTACAACGGGAATATCGAGACGCAGTACTACCAGTTCTTCGGCAAACGTCCTCCGAGACGTTCAACAGAGCCATTTGTAGAGGGTAAGTAA
- a CDS encoding tyrosine-type recombinase/integrase, which produces MRLSLGFNEESKRVQRYFSDERKKTVEYWVADQIRAQKEGEFVKVRPKGRVGEVLDDWLEFYIKTTMAKTTYHSYTSFVENVPGWFKRLNMENVKPQHCLRLLREYLDAGLQPNTVNIRRSVYVGFFSWARRLDYYKADNPMAAVEKLSEGLKEYKTLTPDELRRYLETADETMANGYRTAVHLIVYTDMRAREATALR; this is translated from the coding sequence GTGCGGCTCTCACTTGGGTTCAACGAGGAAAGCAAGCGCGTGCAGCGTTACTTCTCCGACGAACGAAAGAAGACGGTCGAATATTGGGTCGCCGACCAGATCCGTGCGCAGAAGGAAGGCGAGTTCGTCAAGGTCCGTCCGAAAGGACGTGTCGGCGAGGTGCTCGATGACTGGCTCGAGTTTTACATCAAGACGACGATGGCCAAGACGACGTACCACTCATACACCAGTTTCGTCGAGAACGTGCCGGGCTGGTTCAAGCGTCTCAACATGGAGAATGTGAAACCTCAGCACTGCCTCCGCCTGCTCCGTGAATATCTCGATGCTGGCCTACAGCCGAACACCGTCAACATCCGCCGGAGCGTATATGTCGGCTTCTTCTCCTGGGCGCGCCGTCTCGACTATTACAAGGCCGACAACCCGATGGCTGCCGTCGAGAAACTGTCTGAGGGCTTGAAGGAATACAAGACGCTCACACCAGATGAGCTGAGACGTTACCTCGAGACGGCGGATGAGACGATGGCGAACGGTTATCGTACAGCGGTCCACCTGATCGTCTATACCGACATGCGTGCCCGCGAGGCGACGGCCCTCCGTTAG
- a CDS encoding Panacea domain-containing protein: protein MYDVQQIVRFFLSMDDMTPKKLQKLLYYAYSWFLVFENEKVIDNPAPIRLFNERIEAWVHGPVVPKIYHQFKDRGANNIPKDESFVPDEAGFTAETLEILFQVWDVYGKYNGNQLESISHQEEPWKEARGDRSPIAICNNIINDETIFETYGSRL, encoded by the coding sequence ATGTATGATGTACAGCAAATTGTGAGGTTTTTCTTAAGTATGGATGACATGACACCAAAAAAACTTCAAAAACTATTATATTATGCTTATTCGTGGTTCTTAGTATTCGAAAATGAAAAAGTGATAGATAATCCTGCTCCTATTCGTTTGTTTAATGAGAGAATCGAGGCATGGGTTCATGGGCCAGTTGTCCCTAAAATTTATCATCAGTTCAAGGATAGAGGAGCTAATAACATTCCTAAAGATGAAAGCTTTGTTCCTGATGAAGCAGGATTTACAGCTGAGACTTTAGAAATTTTGTTTCAAGTGTGGGATGTCTATGGCAAATATAACGGAAATCAACTTGAATCTATCAGTCATCAAGAAGAGCCTTGGAAAGAGGCGCGTGGGGACCGGTCACCGATTGCCATCTGTAACAACATCATCAATGATGAAACGATTTTTGAGACTTATGGATCTCGTTTATAA
- a CDS encoding ISL3 family transposase, translated as MSQQFIKLILPLPPFFQIEAPSDEEPHVFPVSVRDRDVACSVCGCGTTRHAKTRRRFRHGYAWGVGTIWIELDIPRQRCGACELTFVHDYGLGLGHSSTRSFREAIARRCHGRTIADVAREYELPYTTVERWFYLHASKGIEEADARHVLVDEFATRKGHHYATAVLDAESGRLLSIVPGRDESAVTAALASVPGTVMTVVSDFAPAMANAIARVFPDADHVLDRFHLVQFFTEALRRRRRFLDDTKRQYHVRSIDRSLARRPEELTAEGHEIVRACLAEDRVTREVYRGLQHIRYVLKASSDVQARRRLSDWLSRYRFHPCGPLAKIAKTIQAREKAVQRTILSRLSNGKMEGTNNKIKLIKRRAYGYRNLDRFFLRLRLEIGRTSVNHGLW; from the coding sequence TTGTCCCAACAGTTTATCAAATTAATTCTTCCACTGCCACCGTTTTTTCAAATCGAGGCGCCCTCTGACGAGGAACCCCATGTCTTCCCGGTCTCTGTACGAGACCGGGACGTCGCATGTTCGGTCTGCGGGTGCGGGACGACGCGTCACGCCAAAACGCGACGCCGATTCCGTCACGGCTACGCCTGGGGAGTCGGTACGATTTGGATCGAGCTCGACATCCCGCGCCAACGCTGCGGGGCATGCGAACTCACGTTCGTCCATGACTATGGGCTCGGTTTGGGTCACTCCTCCACACGTTCTTTCCGTGAGGCCATCGCACGACGATGTCACGGGAGGACGATCGCGGACGTCGCCCGTGAATATGAACTCCCTTACACCACCGTGGAACGGTGGTTCTATCTTCATGCATCGAAAGGAATCGAGGAGGCGGATGCCCGTCACGTGCTCGTGGACGAGTTCGCCACGCGGAAGGGCCATCATTATGCGACCGCCGTCCTGGACGCAGAAAGCGGGCGACTGCTCTCCATCGTCCCAGGGCGAGACGAGTCGGCGGTCACGGCCGCACTCGCGTCGGTCCCCGGGACCGTGATGACCGTCGTCAGCGATTTCGCCCCTGCGATGGCGAATGCGATCGCACGCGTGTTCCCGGATGCGGACCATGTACTCGACCGGTTCCATCTCGTCCAGTTCTTCACCGAGGCACTCCGACGCCGGAGGCGTTTCTTGGACGACACGAAGCGCCAGTACCATGTCCGGTCAATCGATCGGTCACTCGCGCGACGCCCGGAGGAACTGACGGCCGAAGGTCATGAGATTGTCCGGGCATGCCTCGCCGAGGACAGGGTCACGCGCGAGGTTTACCGGGGCCTCCAACACATCCGCTATGTGCTGAAGGCGTCGAGCGACGTCCAAGCGAGGCGCCGGCTGTCAGATTGGCTGTCCCGATACCGGTTCCACCCGTGCGGGCCCCTGGCGAAGATCGCGAAGACGATTCAGGCCAGAGAGAAGGCGGTCCAAAGGACGATCCTTTCACGACTCTCGAACGGGAAGATGGAGGGGACGAACAACAAGATCAAGCTCATCAAACGGCGAGCATACGGCTATCGGAACCTAGACCGTTTCTTCTTGAGGCTGCGGTTAGAAATCGGTCGCACCAGTGTCAACCACGGATTATGGTGA